AATGAAAGGACACCTGTTGCCCTACGTCGACATCAATCCCCACAAAACCGGGCCCAAATGGCCCGCCTATATCGGCCTCGTAATCATCATCATCATCACTGCAGCAATTGTGGCTCTTGCACTGATACGTCACTGATCTCGGCCCGTCAAAAAGCGGTCCGGGACCAACAACGTTGGCTACTGCAAGTGAAAGTACTACAGGGAGCACTCATAGCCTATTCGTGCTTATGGTTAGCTGGTGAGTCGCCGTCGACTTTTTCCAGCGGCTCCGTCCGCCGAGACTAGTACCAGTCTCCGCCGACTGCTTGCCCGACAAATGCTTTCCGCTCGGCAGATTTTGTTTAGTTTCTGGTGAAGCCGCGAGGTACTCCTCAGCAAACCCCTATGCAGACCCACAATTAGGGGCTGTAAGCTGGTTCCCAGAGCTGCATCGATGAGTAGCGTCAAGTTCTTTCGTTACATTCACCATTCGGGCCTGCTGCGACTTCACGCGCGTTTGATACGCCAATCAGCAAGTCTGATGTAGACGCTACACTTATGACAATATCCGGCAGTGCATGCTGCCTGCGCTGGAATCAAACTGGGGGAAACAATGGCTGTGCAACCGGGCGTCTCGCCGTTCCCGCCCTCATTCCCATCCTCTCGTCGTGAACTCCGAGCCGCGCGGAGCCGCCCTGCCAGTTTAGCTCGTGAGGGTTGGGCAGACAGCGCAAAGGGGCTGTGTATTCTACTGGTCGTCCTTGGGCACGCTGCAGGGTTGTACGGTGTCCTAGATGCTGAAATCCCAGCATGGGTATTACAGGCTTGGAACACCATAATTATGGCTTTCAAACCGATACGCGTTCCTCTGTTTTTTCTGATCTCGGGCTACTTCGCCCATCGAGCATTACAGCGGCCCTGGCGCCTCACCTTCAGACTTAGGGTGGCACAAAATGCTTATCTGTATGTCTTGTGGGTCGCCCTGCTGGGCCTATTCTTTAATGTAGTCATACGCCCCCAATTTGGGGGCGTAGATTACACATGGGAAGGCGTTTGGGCGCAACTGCTTAACCCGATCAGCCACCCTTGGTATCTCTACGCCCTGGTGGTCTACTTTGTCATTGCCAAGCTCATGGCCCGAAAGCAATGGAAGGGGGTGGCGACCGGCGTGGCCGCCGCGCTTTACTTAGGGGCGGGCCATCCCTGGCTGCCGCTACCAGCAAACCTGTGCGGTGGCCTGGTGTTCTTCCTAGTTGGGTCCTATTGGCCTGAGGTTGTACGACTCATGGCTTACCGACTAAACCCTAAGAAAGTGGCAAGTTTGCTTGGAGCGTATCTGGGGATGGCTCTGGTAGTTAGACTGCTCGGCATCAGTGAGATCAACGCAGCTATGCTTCTGCTCTCTATGCTCGCCGTCCCGGCGTCCGTCGCCATTTTCGCCAGGTTCCAAGAACATAATATTGTTACGCGTGGCCTCACGTGGGTTGGCAAGCGAACGCTGCCCGTGTACGTGTTGCACTTTCCGCTACTGGTAATTGTTTCGTGGCTCGTTCAGAATTTGCCCACAACATTGGCCCCGTCCGGAGCTTCTAACATCTTCTATCTGATTCTGCCAATCCTAGCAACGCTCTTGGCCGCCGGCGGAGCCCTTGGTATTCATGCCATCCTTACACGGGTTCCAGTCGGAACGTGGTTGTTCCAGCTTCCGGCCATGAGCGATCACTCTGAACAGAGACAAAGGAGAAATCGGTCGAGAATGTGAACGTCGCCCTCGTCCAAAAAGCGCCAGACCACTAGCCCTCAGGCGCATGGCAATCTCGTTGGCAGATGACCTGAGCCTTTCGCAGTGAAGCCAGTCTGCGGCAGCGCTGCCATCGGATGCTCTCCTGACACGTGACGCAAACAGGTTCACCGCTTACGTCCGCCCCGCGTCCTACTCCCAGGACCCGACCGCGATCTCGCCCGTGTTTGTTGTGGAAGTATCGCTCGCCGAGGTGGGGGCAGCACGGTGCCGTCGGTTATGCCCGCGGTCTGGCGGTGTGCATTCAAGCCACTCCGGTTCCGCTTGTTCTCGGCGACCACGAACAGCCTCAATTAAAGCTCCTTTGGGAAGCCCGGACCCCAGGCACACTTGAAGTTGGTCCTGAAGTAGCCCAACTCGTAACCACGGTTCCTGGTGCGGGGATGTAACCAGTCTTATGTTGCCGAATCGGGGCCGGATATAATCAGCGCATGACTACTGGGGGAATGACGCCTGCCGCTGGCTTGAAGGCAGAGGCTGGCGACCGAATGGATGCATTTTTGGCTCAATGGGCCGCTAGGCCCACGACGAAGAACCTCTGGCTGGTGGCGCTGGGCATTGCGCTGCTAGTCAGTGGCATGTTCATGCTGGGCCGGGAGCCTACCAGTGGCTGGGACTTCCAGCTGATCTTGGCAGGGATTCTTCTGATCTCCCCTGTCCATCACAAAGAAAACGGCCAGTGACGCTCCAGATTGCGCTGGTCTGCTGTCTTGCGCTGCTGACCTCGGCGTACGTTGCCGCGCGGAAAGACCAGTCTCCTCACCTACCCATGCTAGAGGCGGCTTGGCTACACAGCTCGGTGACTTGGCCCGTTGTTGTGAAGGCAGCGCTCGGATCGTTCATTTTCAGTGCCGACGCTGACAGCGGAACGAGCTACCTTCTCGTGACCTACGGCCCCGCCCTTCTCATGTCAGTCGTGCTGATGATAGTCAGGGTGCGAGGTGACGCCAAACTGTTTTCACCATCAGTGTGGATATTCGTAAGCGTCGCGCTGTCCGTGCCGTTCATAGTTTTCTCAGCAAGTAGCGGTGTAGCTGGCATATTGCCGACATTGTTGATTCTGCCCGCATTGTTCCAACGAGCATCCCCAATACCCATGGCGGCTTGGTTTAGGTCTGCTCGAACCTCGTTGCTAGTAGTCGTTATGGCAATCACAGGGACCGCCCTGGTAGCGCCAATCAACATCATCGGGCTCTGCCGGCTGGACAAGTGTTCCGCGTTCGGGGAAGTTCTCACTTCCCCCATCACGAATAACGGGAACTTTGCCGGTGTGGCCATCGCTCTACTGCTTCCGCTGGCGCTTCTAGGTTTACAGAGGTTCCCGATGATCCTGACGGCGGCTGCCGCACTCATAATGATCGAAGCTTCCGGAAGCCGCTCGGCCGCGATCTCAGCTTGGGTAGTGTCTGCTGTCATTCTTCTTGCGTCAAAGAATTGGCAGCGCCGTGCTTGGATGCCAATGTTCGCGTTTGGTTGTGTCGTGGCTGCTTCAGTTGTGACAGCTGTCGGGACGTTTCCCAGAGAGTTCGCTACTTACCGTGGCGGGCTCTGGGCTCGGGCTCAGGAACTATTCTTACAGCAACCGATTCTTGGGCATGGGCCAGGCTTCTGGTCGTCACAACCTGCCGAGATGTCGTTTCTCGCCAATTACAGCCCTCATAACTTCTGGCTTGAATTTGCGGTTTCCGGCGGGATTGTGGCCATGATCTGCGTCATTGCGGCTGGCGTAGCACTCCTTCGAAGGACTGGGAAGCAGGAGCGCTACGCAGTGCTGATGATGTTCATCGCGATTTTGGCGCTAGGTGTCGTTGAAGCCCCTATTCAGACGGCTAAGCTCGGACTGGCCCCGTTCGCCCATCTTCTCCCACTCATCATCGGTGCGTCATGCGCGGTGGCTAGTCGTAGCGCGCAGAAACCTAGCCAAGCCAAGGCACTCCCACTGGGCAAAGCGCTGACGCGGCACTGATGATAATTAGGATGTTCGGGTCTTCAAACTGAGAGTTCCGGGCAACCAGCTTCTTGGCCCCAACCCAGCAGGGGGCAAAAGGCTGGAAGTACGCTAAGAGGTTGCGGCATTCCCGGGTGTGGATTCGACTGAGCTGAAGCACGAAGTGTACCCAAGGTTAGCTTGTAGCTTCCGCCTACTTGTCGGAGACCGCCTACAAGCGCTAGCCCCGATCTACCGGCGTGTGATCAGAGGTATAGGCCCGAAATCGGGCTTGGCCTCATGGTCATAGTTGCATCGGTGGCACTCCCCAGCAGTGCCTCGCCTTAGCGTCGCGGCATTAGGCGGTTGGCCGTTGGTAACCCAGTATATGTGGCACTTCCCTTGGTGAGTTCGAGCGACCCGTACTACACCCATGGCCGCGGCAGCACAGCCGTCGTCCGCCTTGCCGGCCTATACCAGCGCCTGTATCCGCCCCAACTCCCGCCGTACGCCATCAGAGATCTCCACCGCGTGCGAGTGCTGGAGATAGTGCTCGCCGGGGAGGGGCACCACGGTTCGGTCGGTGACGCTCGCGGCTTGGCTGTGATGCGGCTCGAGCCACTCCGGGGTCTCCTTGTTCTCCGCGACCACGCTCTCAGCAGCAGCGGCAGCTCGTTTGGGAAGCCCGTGCCCCGGTGCGCGTTCGACGTTGCTCTGCATCCCGAAAACGATAGCCTCGGAGTCGGGAAGGGTCTCCGCGAGGCGCTGGCCTGTCAGCGTGGCGGCGGGCAGCTAGTACGCGACGTGCCCAGATGGGGGTATTTCTGTTGGGCGCAGATGTCGACAACCACCTAACATATGGATACTTAGAATCGTTTGCTGCACTTTCATTGGGGGGAACATGCCGAACTACGTAATCAACGAGGGACTCGAAACCGAAGAAGTCATTGTGGCGGCGAAAGCGACCGAGGGCAACATTCAATGGTGGTTCTACGACGCGAGTGACCGTACAAAGGAAACGCGGTTGAAAGGCCACGTCCAAACGATCCGCGAAGTTACCCTCCTTTGAGTAGGTGTGCAAGAAAGCTCCTCACATCCTCTGCCACTCGTTCCGGGCACTCCCACAGCACCAGGTGACCGGTGTTCTCGTAGATCTTCAATCGTGCGCCTTTGATGCGGCCAGCCAAGGTTTCTTGGTGCTGTCGCGGCACGAGGTGATCGTGGGCACCCCAAAGCCTGAGAGTGGGGACGGAGATATCGCCGGTTTCCGTCGGAGGAACGGCCTCGTAGAATCCCCGCAAGGAAGCCTTCCAGATTGAGGCCGGCATGGCGAGACCGTCCTTGACCCGATCCTCGATGTATGAGGTTGGCACGGCGTGCAGCAGCCGATACCACGCCAAAGATTCACGCATCCAGCTCTCCGAGATCGGGTCGGTGAGCCCTTCCACCTCGTTCGCAAATGGTGGCTTCCCGTGCAAGCTCAGGGGTGCGCCAACCAAGGTCAGGTATGCAACAAGATCCGGATGAGTGACAGCGAGTTGCTGTGCCACATATCCCCCGCTGGAGGACCCCAGGACATGTGCCTGTTTGACGCCTAAAGCATCCATGAGAGCAACGACGTCCTCAGCGACTTCGGACAGCGAGTAACCATCTACCGGCTTGTCCGCACCACCATGACCTCGTAGGTCAGGCGCCACAATCACGAACGCCGGAAGCGCTGCAGTCAGACGATCAAAACTCCGCCAAGATTCGCCCCACGCATGCAATAGCAGCAGTGGCGCGCCGCCGTCGTCGGCTGTTTGCTCAAGGTTCCCTTGCACGAAACAGGGCACACTGATCCCGGTGCTCAAAGAGACGGTCCTGACCTCGGCCTCCATGGCCCCAGCGTACGCTCGCCCCGCCGCTGACAGGAAGGTGAGACCTACCCCCGCCCCGCCTCCCACTCCCTAACCCCATCCGCGATCTCCCCTGCGTGCGTGTGGTGGAGGTAATGCTCGCCGGGGAGGGGAACAACGGTGCCGTTGGTGACACTCGCGGCTTGGCGGTGGTGCAGCGTGAGCCACTCCGGGGTCTGCTTGTTCTCCGCCACCACGAACAGCAGCAGCGGCAGATCCTTCGGGAAGGCCGTACCCTGGGCGCGTTCGAAGTTGCTCTTGATGTGGCCCATCTCGTGAGGTACGTGGCTGAGAGGGAGTTCCGGTTGGTGAGCATCTGCATCTGCTCACGGGCGTGGTCGGTGTAGTTCCCCGAGGCGTCGTTGGCGTCTGAGAAGACGGTCATCAGCCGAAGCAGTCCGAGGTTCTTCGCAGCGGTCATCAGGTCCGTGGGGAACTGGGCACAGCCAGACGTTCAGCCAAGTCGCGGACGCTTGGGCAGCTCGCCCAGGAAGCTCGTTACGTCCTCGGCCACGCGCTCCGGACACTCCCACAGCACCAGGTGACCGGTGTCCTCGTAGATTTTCAATCGTGCGCCGTTGATGCGTCTTGCCAAGGTTTCTTGGTGCTGTCGCGGCACGAGGTGGTCGTGGGCGCCCCAGAGCACGAGTGTGGGGACGGTAATGTGGCCGGTCTCCGTCGGAGGAACGGCCTCGTAGAATCCGCGCAAAGAAGCTTTCCAAATGGATGCCGGAACAGCGAGGCCGTCTCTTACCCGGTCGTCGATGTAGGAGGCGGGAACGGCGTGCAGCAATCTGTACCAAGATAAAGACTCCCGAACCCAGTCCTCTGAGATCGGATCTTCCAGCCCCTCTACGGCGTCAGCAAATGATGGCTTCCCATGCAGGCTCAGGGGTGTGCCAACCAACGTCAGGGAAGCAACAAGATCCGGATGAGTGACAGCGAGTTGCTGCGCAACATAACCACCGCTGGATGACCCCAGGACATGCGCGCGTTGGACGTCCAAAGTATCCAGCAGGGCAACAACGTCCCCAACTACTTCAGACAACGCATAACCGCTGTCGGGCTTGTCCGCATCGCCATGACCTCGCAGATCAGGTGCCACCATCACGAACGTCGGAAGCGAGGCAATGAGGCGACCGAAACTCCGCCGGGATTCACCCCACGCATGCAATAGCAGCAGCGGTGCGCCGCCGTCGTCGGCTATTTGCTCAAGTTTCCCCTGCACGAAACAGGGCACACTGATCCCGGTGCTCAAAGCTACGGTCCTGACCCCGGACTCCATGACACCAGCGTACGCTCGCGGCTTGTCAGGCTGGCCCGGTTGCCTCCATAGGTGAAGCATGGTTCACTATTTTCACGGAGGGGAGTATCCCCCAATGTTCCGTCGTCAATCCGGCCGTCCGTGTACGGCCCGGCGGGACAGGCCACTTCTTGACAGTGGCTGGGAAAGACCTCCAGTTGGTTCACCGACTGGAAGAGGTTTCCTCATGAATGTTCCCCTATGGGCGTGGCTAGCCGTTCTGGGCGTTATTGTTCTGATGCTCGCCG
The sequence above is a segment of the Arthrobacter sp. StoSoilB22 genome. Coding sequences within it:
- a CDS encoding acyltransferase family protein translates to MAVQPGVSPFPPSFPSSRRELRAARSRPASLAREGWADSAKGLCILLVVLGHAAGLYGVLDAEIPAWVLQAWNTIIMAFKPIRVPLFFLISGYFAHRALQRPWRLTFRLRVAQNAYLYVLWVALLGLFFNVVIRPQFGGVDYTWEGVWAQLLNPISHPWYLYALVVYFVIAKLMARKQWKGVATGVAAALYLGAGHPWLPLPANLCGGLVFFLVGSYWPEVVRLMAYRLNPKKVASLLGAYLGMALVVRLLGISEINAAMLLLSMLAVPASVAIFARFQEHNIVTRGLTWVGKRTLPVYVLHFPLLVIVSWLVQNLPTTLAPSGASNIFYLILPILATLLAAGGALGIHAILTRVPVGTWLFQLPAMSDHSEQRQRRNRSRM
- a CDS encoding O-antigen ligase family protein is translated as MTLQIALVCCLALLTSAYVAARKDQSPHLPMLEAAWLHSSVTWPVVVKAALGSFIFSADADSGTSYLLVTYGPALLMSVVLMIVRVRGDAKLFSPSVWIFVSVALSVPFIVFSASSGVAGILPTLLILPALFQRASPIPMAAWFRSARTSLLVVVMAITGTALVAPINIIGLCRLDKCSAFGEVLTSPITNNGNFAGVAIALLLPLALLGLQRFPMILTAAAALIMIEASGSRSAAISAWVVSAVILLASKNWQRRAWMPMFAFGCVVAASVVTAVGTFPREFATYRGGLWARAQELFLQQPILGHGPGFWSSQPAEMSFLANYSPHNFWLEFAVSGGIVAMICVIAAGVALLRRTGKQERYAVLMMFIAILALGVVEAPIQTAKLGLAPFAHLLPLIIGASCAVASRSAQKPSQAKALPLGKALTRH
- a CDS encoding alpha/beta hydrolase, whose translation is MEAEVRTVSLSTGISVPCFVQGNLEQTADDGGAPLLLLHAWGESWRSFDRLTAALPAFVIVAPDLRGHGGADKPVDGYSLSEVAEDVVALMDALGVKQAHVLGSSSGGYVAQQLAVTHPDLVAYLTLVGAPLSLHGKPPFANEVEGLTDPISESWMRESLAWYRLLHAVPTSYIEDRVKDGLAMPASIWKASLRGFYEAVPPTETGDISVPTLRLWGAHDHLVPRQHQETLAGRIKGARLKIYENTGHLVLWECPERVAEDVRSFLAHLLKGG
- a CDS encoding alpha/beta hydrolase; the encoded protein is MESGVRTVALSTGISVPCFVQGKLEQIADDGGAPLLLLHAWGESRRSFGRLIASLPTFVMVAPDLRGHGDADKPDSGYALSEVVGDVVALLDTLDVQRAHVLGSSSGGYVAQQLAVTHPDLVASLTLVGTPLSLHGKPSFADAVEGLEDPISEDWVRESLSWYRLLHAVPASYIDDRVRDGLAVPASIWKASLRGFYEAVPPTETGHITVPTLVLWGAHDHLVPRQHQETLARRINGARLKIYEDTGHLVLWECPERVAEDVTSFLGELPKRPRLG